One window of Paenibacillus albicereus genomic DNA carries:
- a CDS encoding putative glycoside hydrolase, with product MKLAAAAVIVSGTASCSLGAQLDGTVPAKVQGKADASAAAPAINPKTRLIGTALASPFEAPVHAEANRLEEPVRGIYVSGYAAGSRRVMGRLKELVDRTELNAMVIDIKDDYGLMTYASHIKLANRLGTDSRPLIDDPKELIDQLHRAGIYVIGRQVVFKDALLASKVPDWAIHEKSGKVWRDAKRKAWINPYRKEVWNYNIAIAQEAAELGFDEIQFDYVRFPANGAATEAKLDYGSEAGAKSEAIGAFLGESAAAIHRKGAKVSADVFGLVTSSSDDMGIGQSWRTVASQVDSISPMVYPSHYSPGMYGIATPDLSPFEVIHKAMTDASSRNRHLLQGGTQPAAIRPWLQSFTATWLHPHRIYGEAELREQIRAAKEAGVDEYLLWSPKCLYPMSANQAGAPS from the coding sequence ATGAAGCTTGCCGCCGCCGCTGTCATAGTGTCGGGTACGGCCAGCTGCTCGCTGGGAGCGCAGCTTGACGGGACGGTTCCTGCGAAAGTGCAGGGAAAGGCAGACGCCTCAGCCGCTGCGCCTGCAATCAATCCGAAAACCAGGCTGATTGGCACCGCGCTTGCTTCTCCGTTCGAAGCTCCCGTTCATGCCGAGGCGAACCGGCTGGAGGAGCCGGTTCGCGGCATCTATGTGTCCGGCTATGCCGCAGGCAGCAGGCGGGTGATGGGACGTCTCAAGGAGCTGGTGGACCGTACGGAGCTCAACGCAATGGTGATTGATATCAAGGACGACTACGGGTTGATGACGTATGCCTCTCACATCAAGCTCGCCAATCGGCTTGGCACGGATAGCCGGCCCTTGATCGATGACCCGAAAGAGCTGATCGATCAGCTTCACCGAGCCGGCATCTACGTCATCGGCAGGCAGGTCGTATTCAAGGATGCGCTGCTGGCGAGCAAAGTGCCGGATTGGGCGATCCACGAAAAGAGCGGCAAAGTATGGCGAGACGCGAAACGTAAGGCTTGGATCAACCCCTACCGCAAGGAAGTATGGAATTACAATATCGCCATTGCCCAGGAAGCGGCCGAGCTTGGGTTCGACGAAATTCAGTTTGATTATGTCCGTTTTCCGGCGAATGGCGCTGCGACGGAGGCGAAGCTCGACTACGGCTCAGAAGCAGGAGCGAAAAGCGAGGCGATCGGAGCCTTTCTCGGTGAATCTGCAGCCGCGATCCATCGCAAAGGCGCAAAAGTCTCGGCGGACGTTTTCGGCCTGGTGACGTCTTCCTCGGACGATATGGGTATCGGACAATCTTGGCGGACCGTCGCTTCGCAGGTGGATTCAATCTCGCCGATGGTGTATCCTTCCCATTACTCGCCAGGGATGTACGGGATCGCGACGCCTGACCTGAGTCCGTTTGAAGTCATTCATAAGGCAATGACCGACGCCTCTTCTCGCAACCGACATCTGCTTCAGGGAGGGACGCAGCCGGCTGCGATTCGCCCTTGGCTGCAGAGCTTTACGGCGACATGGCTCCATCCTCACCGAATCTATGGAGAAGCCGAGCTGCGGGAGCAGATTCGCGCGGCGAAGGAAGCGGGCGTGGACGAGTATCTGCTGTGGAGCCCGAAATGTCTTTATCCGATGTCAGCAAACCAAGCCGGAGCCCCCTCCTGA